A region of the Mytilus trossulus isolate FHL-02 chromosome 11, PNRI_Mtr1.1.1.hap1, whole genome shotgun sequence genome:
CATTTGAGTTCTTGTTTGACTAGTATTACGAAACCCACAAACATTGGTATCCAACGATTAATAATGAATGCACAGTATCCGGATAATCATATGTTTGaactatgttcctttggaatttcgaCCAAAGATAAAGAACCAGGAAACCTCTTTTTAAATTAGTAACCTTTTAATTAACTATCCCGAAAAAAGCCAGGCCTTTGTTATACCACCCTTTCACGAGAAAGCGTAAGTCATATGTGGATactaaaatattcaaaagatcttttagagtacatacaattgAAATCTTTTTCATCTCGCAATAGTATTCAAATAAACCCCATTCCAGTGGTTGTGGTTTTtaatgtgtttcatatttgtttttcgttcattttttgtacatgaataagaccgttagttttctcgtttgaattgcttCCCATTGTCATTTTAGAGCCGTTTATAGCGGAATATGTGGTATAGGCTTATCTCATGgttgaaggcagtacggtgacctaaatttgttaatttctgtgtcattttggtctcttgtggacagttgtctcattagcaatcataccacatcatcttttttatatataaaagacaaatttaaaaagtttgtccATGAAAAAGAATTATCAACGGAAGGTAACGTTTTTATCTGTAGAAATCATTGAAACTGACGTAATCATGCTTTTTTATCGAATATTGTTTTGCCTGGCCCTCACCGTATCGACGAATAAGATTTTCCTGATTCAAAGACTTGTTTGCAAAATAAGCAATTTACTGACCAGCAAGTTTTTATCACACATTGTCACATATATAATATGGATCATTATGTAAAAGAAAACCAGTGAATAATAGGTGCAACTAAGCTATCAATGCAATATCTATTGTAACTTTGTACGAACTGACTTCCACTATGAATACTTGGAAAAACGACATTCGGAGGATTTTAAGAAGAGTACTTTGttatgattttacatttttaaattttgtggtgattaatgtttttttccccatttaaatataactataaacgtattgtattgttaatactgtaaagtgatattttgtttttgtataaaatcaCGACATTAGTATCATATAGTCGTCCTTgacatttacatatttacatgtttgtttttcgttaattttttctTACATAAacaaggctgttagttttctcgtttgaattgtttgacattgtCTTATAGGGGCTTTTTATAGaggactatgcggtatgggctttggtcatttttgaaggccgtacggtgatctatagttgttaatgtctgtgtcatgttggtcttttgttgatagttgtctcattggcaatcataccacatcttcttttttatagtccttgatatatgtaaattgcaggtgttttatatttaatgatgCACCTGATAGTTGTTTTGATCACAATTTAGAATGTTACCACGGGTGACATGTATCAAGTTGCATCTTTGTTGAATAATTATCAGATTAAGAATAGTCTAAAAAAAtcacacgtttttttttaattcatgctCTGTATCACCCTtccaaatcaaaataatacacatcagaaaacaaaacaaaaatagaccAAATCCCCATTATCGCagtcatacatatatataatgctTATTTATCTATCACACGAATGCtccaaatttaaaatcaaaacaacaaCGATACAATGGTTATATCGAAAAGCGACCTAACTGCTATTATTCTGcggttacatgtacatgatgtaggaACGACTTTTATGTTACTCatttgttcgtttctctgtaaTAACTGTTCTTGggtttgtcatgtttgtttgtgctgtatttctgTAATGTATTGTTGTCATCTTAGCGTcgtattgttttaatattgctAACCATTAATTCTGTTTCAACCCATCATGTTTTTATTAAAGTATCCTgtagcaagtcaggaatatggtagttgttttcaaataattcgCTGACCTGTTTGTTGTCGAGTGCACTTTTTTGTGTTGCTCTTCAGAGTTTCTGtagtttttttgattttttctcttgtatttgatgtgtttccatcTGTTTTTGATTTGCATacgaatttgttttttctcaatcgatttatgacttttgaacagtagtttactattgttgcctttatcttaccatatatatttcttaacaCCTTGTGTAAAAATATACAACTCTGTGAATTTTTTTACCTTCAAAGTAACTTTGAGGACAATTTTAATCAAACGTAACATGTGATTTGCTGTATGCTCTGCATGCGCTACTTATCCATGTCATTCTAGATCACTTACCGAAATAAACTACCTTTCCTATTTGAAACAGTTACCTAAATGTTTTCATTTGGAACGTAGCATAACATATCTATTATCaattcaaaaatcataaattcaaTATCATATGCTTTGataaaataatgtgtttctTGGATAATGTACATCAAGCAAGATAGCGATCGCTATATGAGAGCTTAAAGTGCAAGACTAAACCCACTTGGATacttgtctcattgggaatCCTACCACATCTCTTTGTGTACAAACTGGaatcattaaatttaaagacttagatattttattctattttgttGGGGACAATGCATTTACATAGCATGAAGTGTGATTTATTTTTACCAATTACGAGTTTGAATATGAGAAGGTTATTTAGGCTAACTGTTTCGTTTAACAAAGATTAATTTAACAGAATACGGGATTTCTATTTTAAGTTAATGTGAAAATATGTTAGCTATGCTAATGTTTTGAATTCTgatcgaaatatttatcaaatgcgTCATTTAATACAACACACCTGCAAACCATTTACAAAGGACGAATACATTATACTGTATTACTGATGGCGtgattatatacaaaaacataatatcactttacagcattaacaatagaatatatttataGTTTCTCTAAAAGGGCCAAAGCATTACTCACAATCAACCTTGAAAATGTCAAATCATTAACTTTTATAAGTTAAGCAAAATACAAAACTGCAAATTGTCTTCAGGTAGCTTAGATGTCTTCGTCCATTTTAAATGTTGAACTAACAGATACCAATCGTACCAATATTTAACGAAATGTGCAAAATTGGAGAGTAGTATGTAATCCATATAAATACTTCtcatatttataaagaaaagaaaattttgccatgtgattttGGGCTTTCTGATTGGATTTTCCtttcagttcagtatttttgtgattttactatttatccttttttacaactgtatttaaaaaaaaaatattaatgttttcGACTTTGCCAGTATGAGCCCAACACTCAGaaaatgtaacttttattatataatgtgTTGTTTgaatttaactattttattattttgctttggtttgtgaccctgatttgtttcagttaaaacgatttatgactattgaacagcgatATCTTACTGTTGCCTTAACACAATAACTGtgtcaaattattaaaaagatcTACGGATTTTAATGAAGACACCCTTTTTACCTTTATTATGTATGTTTCCTGATTTCAAGAAGTCATAGATCCATTATGTTCTTATCACATGTATGTTACATTTGCAAGTGTTTTGATTTTAGTTGGTTGCGATGGTTATCCTTTTGTGAAAGAAGAAGAGATATACGATCTGTCATGCAATATTCAAGATACTTTAATTGagttttcctcttgtttgaaagagttatatgataaaatattctCTTTTAGCTATTACCTTATGCAactcctttttttcttttgttcatttgttctctttttcttttgaaaaaaaaaccacccgAGGCAGAGATACGTCTTGAAGATACTTATAACTAGTTAACACTTAACATCACGTATACCGACTAAAAAACAAAGGCAGAGAAGAATCAAATTCTGATATAATCGCAAAATTCTCTGCCTGCATGGTTCCGTATAACCTCATTTTGACTGATAAACTGTAAATCTTATAACCGTAGAATCTTTTCTATGTATCTGTTTTTGGATCATTCTTCATGTATTAGTTTTAGCTGTTCGTGGTTTTGGATTTAATGCTTTCTTGTTATCTCTAGTGGACATAtgtttttcaattgaattcTAAGTTCATATAGTCGAGTTGTCAATATTCGGTTGGTCATTTCGTTTAGAGAAAGGTCATATTAAGTAATAGTAAGGACCAATGTCTAGTCTTTAAACAAAACCAATGTTCTATTGATTACTATTGATGAATGATATCGTTCATTTGCTGTTTAGTTGAATATATGACGTGTGTATGCATTTTGTgatacttttgattttgattgaaCATATACGTATTGGGTTTATGTTGTATCTACTAATAGTAcccatgccaagtatttcttattttgaaacaattatTAATGCTgcacattttttgaaaagtgcaaattgaacaaagactaataggggacaTTCAACCTCTACCATTCCAATGATATTTtctagttttatttaattctttttttaagagAAAATATATCTAACACAAAGCTCGTTTTACTGCTGTGGTTatgttattaattatatatatttgacatatgcaaattttgtaaaaagatgcAAGTAGATGTATTTTCGTTaagaaagatttgaaaaagaATAATGGTACGTTTGGTATTTActttaacatttttacataaaaaaggaGTTGCATTCTCAAACAAAATGCATCTTATCATTGCTATATTTAAATCATGCATGGCTTGCATTGCTCTTAAGCTACACATGCACACATTGTTTCAAGAGTATAAACATAAAGAATTACTTCAGCACATTCATTAAGGTGTAATAAGAATAAGAAGACGTTTGAATAATACCtcacttatcatgcttatgatCACAAGGAAAAAAATATCGGATCAAACAACgatgttttaaattgtaaagtttattgttttggttttaaacagaaatattttatattaatgctTACAAATTGATAAATGTTGTGTATGTTAATGCAATGACACTTCTATTAAATTACAGACAAACGGTAGGTATACTATCCTGCTAGGATCGAGGCGTTTCAAGTGACGCCGTTCATTTTTTCGAGTGTAGTTCGGACTTTTTCGAGTGATTAAACATGCGATAAGTTCAATTAACTAATATTTCGTAATTAAAATAGTTCTTTACATTACTTTCCAtctcattttcaatattttatttgttttgatctaCAAAGAAGCACAGTTTCGTCCAACAATTTTATCCAACAATGCAGTGTTTATTATtgtcctggtttttttttcgagaGCAACCGTTAAATCGTTCGGGTTTTTagacaatttttttacatacaagtttaataagaaaaaaaggtattctagactttgatttttttttctagtttataCCTCTAATTaaatcactgaaaatattatctatttctaataaataataaaaacataatactaCATTGATCAAAACTAACCTTCATGATATTTTCCGTTCGGTAATCATTCTATCACAACTTTCcagtattaaattaaaaattattagcTCCTTTATGAAAAGAATTTAGAGCAAAGTGCAAGAGAATCATAATCTTTTTCACTTCATTTCATGGTTTGTTTCTtaatttcaacctttttttgAATAGTTGATTGGGAAACAAGTGATTACAACTTATTCTTATCCCTTCCCACTTTGCAACTTGTATGGTCAAAGCAAATTCCTAATTTCCGTGGCACGTAGTGTAACGGGAATTAATTGTCTTCTCACGTAGTAGTTCGAAGGCTTATGAATTTTTTGGGCGGGAAAAATTATTGTGTTAAATGATAGGTGTATATATGGTCATTTCTAGCCCTGCTTTACTTGAGTGAACATCAAATTTTTTCTGAGTGCCATGATGGATCCGGACATCGAGAATAGTGTTAAGCGGATTGTCGGGGAGGAAATTCGAAAAACGCAGAATGATTTGTTGTCGCAAATGGAAGGGATGTTTTCTATAAAGCTACAAGAATTCGATCATCAACAGAAGGAGAGATCTGAGCTACAAATGAGCAGATTACATAATGAGCTTTCAGGGAATGATGATTACAAGTTTCAAAGAAAGTCGTGTGAGGATCAGTTCAAATTCAATCGCAAACTAAGCGTTACTTTGAAGGAAGCTGATGCCAGTTTGGAGTCCAGGGATCCAAGTGCCAGCTTAGCCAAGCAGAAAATAGCTGAAGGTATGCAACTAATACGCTATAGACAGAAATTAGTGAAAATGGCCGATTCGTCCGAGATGGGATGGAAAGTTGTACAATAATATACAGGGAATCCACTCGCAGATGATTCAGAGGACGACCGTAAGATTCTTAGAGCGCAGACACGAGCggagagaaaaacaaaatcggAGAAAGCCAAGAAGAAGTGACCAACGCCATATAGCAGGCCAACTTCAACTGCTACTTCTAGTGATGCAAATGGGAAGGCAAGTGGGAGGCCCGGAGTTTGCTATAACTGCTACAAGCCTGGTCACTGGAAATTTGAATGTCCAGAGAAAAAACGAAAGTTAAgtacaaatttatttaatgttaataaATTAAGGAGCATTTGCTCAGATTTAGTACATGATAATAGTTTTCAGGTGAATACGAATCACCTTACTGATAAGTCTTTACAGTATTTCATGAATGATGATAGTATTTGTTTACTCGAGCGTGAACGTATCGAACAGGTGTCTAGCCAGTTAACGGTAAATTCAAGTTTACTCACACCTGTaggtaaattgaaaaaatcaatacacaaaTGGAGAGATATAGACACAAGCATGTATATTTTAAGTGTTATAGAAAAGGGATACGGTATTCCGTTTAAAGTACTTCCAGAAAATGTTGTATTGAGAAATAATAAATCTGCTAGGGATAACGGTGAATTCGTTATTGGTGAGATTTTTAAATTGACAGAAAAAGGTTGCATTTCAGAAGTTAATGATATACCTTTTGTGGTTAATCCTTTAACGGTAGCTTTTAGTAGATCAAAGAAGCCCCGTTTAGTTTTGGACTGTAGGCATATCAACGAATGCATACACCAGTTTAGGTTTAAATTTGAAGATGGTACAGTTGCAAGAGAATTGTTTGGGAAAGGCAATTTTTTGTTTAGATATGATCTTAAAAGTGCATATCACCATTTGGAAATATTAGAGGAACATAGAACTTATTTAGGTTTCAGTTGGGATTTCAATGGTATAACAAAGAACTTTGCATTTAATGTTCTTCCTTTTGGTCTGGCCAGTGCGGGTCATATTTTTACCAAAGTTCTTAAGGAAGTGATAAAATACTGGAGAAATCAGGGGTTGAAGATAATAATGTATCTTGATGATGGGCTTGGAGGTGCACATGATTTTCAATCAGCTGAAAGAGCTAGCTCGTATATAAGATCTAGTTTGTCTGAATTTGGTTTTTTAATAGCTGAAGAAAAATGTGTTTGGTATCCGCAGCAAAATATGACCTGGATAGGTTTGGTATGGGATATGGAGTTCGGGGAACTTAGAGTTTCCAGTGAACGTATTGACAGATTAGTTGATGTTATCAGTAAAATACTTTTCTGTGTCGGAAAAGGTAAAATGTTGCACAGTGCAAAGTTTGTTGCCGGAATTGTTGGCCAAATTATATCAATGCAAGCTGTGTTAGGTAATCTAGTTAGGCTTAGAACTAGAGAATTGTATAACTGTATACTATTAAGGGCAAGTTGGAAGTCACTTGTCGCTCTGACAGCCCCGCCTGTCGAGGAGCTCAGATACTGGTTAAATTCAGTAACACAGTTAAATGAGCAAGGTAATGATCTGCATGAGTCAGATGTATGTGATTTGGTGGCGTTTACTGATGCCTCAGAAGTAGGTTTTGGGGGTTATATTGTGCCCGCAGTTGATGGCATATGTGCCGAGTCGGTCTGTGACTCGTTAGAAATTCTGACTGACTGTGGTCTAGAATTACCAGGTAACAGTTTGAATACTGTAGTAGGAAGTTGGACAGTATTGGAAAGTGGTAAAAGTTCAACATGGCGTGAACTTGAAGCAGTAAGCAGAACAGTGAAAAGTTCGTTAAGATGTTTAGAAAaccattgtttaaaattgaatacAGACAATAAGAATGTAACTAGTATAGTTAAAAATGGTAGCAAAAAACCGGAACTGCAAAACATTGCTTGTGAGCTAAATTATTTAtgttcagagaacaatataaaaattaaaccacattgGATTCCAagagaacaaaataaaattgctgATGGTCTGAGTAGATATTCAGATTGCGACGACTGGGGTATTAAAGAATCTGTATTTCAAATGTTAGATAAGTTATGGGGTAAACATACAATAGACATATTTGCTACAGATTACAACACTAAATGTTCGAGATTTAATTCTAAATGTTGGTGTAAGAATACAGAAGAAATTGATGCATTCTCACAAAATTGGTTTGGTGAAAACAATTGGTTAGTACCACCACCAAATGTTGTTTGTAAGGTTATAAGAAAACTGTGCAGTGATAAGGCAAATTGTACATTGGTAGTTCCATTGTGGATTTCTTCACCTTATTGGTTGATGTTACATgatatttttggaaatttgaaaCATTTCATAAAAGACGAGCATCAAATAATGAGCATTAGTCCTGTTATTCCCGGAAGGGGAAATAATGGTGTATTTGGGAAATATATGAACTTTTCCTTGATTGCATTTAAGATCagatttgattgattttattttgtattttttgtacagGGTTAACGCTTGGATGTTTTGTAACAGAAGCCATGGAGGATAGTGGTATCGGAGAGGATCATCCTTTACATGATTTGGTGGAGAGTTTTTCGTTGAGACTGCTTGATTCCAGGAGTGACA
Encoded here:
- the LOC134689771 gene encoding uncharacterized protein LOC134689771 — its product is MYILSVIEKGYGIPFKVLPENVVLRNNKSARDNGEFVIGEIFKLTEKGCISEVNDIPFVVNPLTVAFSRSKKPRLVLDCRHINECIHQFRFKFEDGTVARELFGKGNFLFRYDLKSAYHHLEILEEHRTYLGFSWDFNGITKNFAFNVLPFGLASAGHIFTKVLKEVIKYWRNQGLKIIMYLDDGLGGAHDFQSAERASSYIRSSLSEFGFLIAEEKCVWYPQQNMTWIGLVWDMEFGELRVSSERIDRLVDVISKILFCVGKGKMLHSAKFVAGIVGQIISMQAVLGNLVRLRTRELYNCILLRASWKSLVALTAPPVEELRYWLNSVTQLNEQGNDLHESDVCDLVAFTDASEVGFGGYIVPAVDGICAESVCDSLEILTDCGLELPGNSLNTVVGSWTVLESGKSSTWRELEAVSRTVKSSLRCLENHCLKLNTDNKNVTSIVKNGSKKPELQNIACELNYLCSENNIKIKPHWIPREQNKIADGLSRYSDCDDWGIKESVFQMLDKLWGKHTIDIFATDYNTKCSRFNSKCWCKNTEEIDAFSQNWFGENNWLVPPPNVVWLTLGCFVTEAMEDSGIGEDHPLHDLVESFSLRLLDSRSDSTVRKYNYAFKKWKAFSHEHNLTYLPASPIHVSLYLVHLLDSGATYSTINSVFYSIKWAHDMSGQLDPTENSFVKNIVESAKRTAKAPVVKKDPVSNDNLISLCSMFQGSNDLTVVRDLAMILLSYSAFLRFSELSNLKCNDIIFKDSYLVVKIKKSKTDQYRAGDEVLVSKGQSMACPFDMLLKYVGMAHLDIFSDKYLFRPLYKSKNKSGLIQVNKPISYSTARECILKRLKLVAPELNLGLHSLRSGGATSAANSDVNERCWKRHGRWKSDSSKDGYVADSIENRLKVSKKLGL